A section of the Methanofollis sp. UBA420 genome encodes:
- the mcrC gene encoding methyl-coenzyme M reductase I operon protein C: MPIGRVTQVVDCRESMGMGKGGGLAQRGTISECRHPDVIVVGMSPGRRHVTKPVCDITSALRREGVEFSVSTLVLNAGSGVPPDAPKIAGSVLGAYFGLTEKEIEQIEEHKVAILHHGNVRSHVVQKIRFILEHVGVKAVVVSQCPIDYEDLAKEGVKTALVMPPPEKVRTKGSVEAIISGVTRGQTPTREKMADVIAAVTRLMKEQNN; this comes from the coding sequence ATGCCGATCGGAAGGGTAACCCAGGTAGTGGACTGCAGAGAGAGCATGGGAATGGGAAAAGGCGGGGGCCTTGCCCAGCGCGGAACCATTTCAGAATGCCGTCATCCGGACGTCATCGTCGTCGGGATGTCACCGGGACGCCGGCACGTCACAAAGCCGGTCTGTGACATCACGTCCGCCCTCAGGAGGGAAGGGGTGGAGTTCTCGGTCAGCACCCTCGTGCTGAACGCCGGAAGCGGCGTGCCTCCCGACGCTCCGAAGATTGCCGGATCAGTCCTTGGCGCCTACTTCGGGTTAACCGAGAAAGAGATCGAGCAGATCGAAGAACATAAGGTCGCGATCCTCCACCACGGGAATGTGCGGTCCCATGTGGTGCAGAAGATCCGGTTCATCCTGGAACACGTCGGCGTCAAGGCCGTCGTCGTCTCCCAGTGCCCGATCGACTACGAGGATCTTGCAAAAGAGGGCGTCAAGACCGCCCTCGTTATGCCTCCTCCTGAGAAAGTCAGGACAAAAGGAAGTGTGGAGGCGATCATCTCCGGTGTCACCAGAGGGCAGACACCCACCAGGGAGAAGATGGCCGATGTTATCGCTGCCGTTACCAGACTCATGAAAGAACAGAACAATTGA
- the mtrE gene encoding tetrahydromethanopterin S-methyltransferase subunit E translates to MESVLLGIGVTALAGALATVAGAAEDTESNIGSQGDPNSQVQLAPQMGYIHRIYNKAVSGEPPAYGLWVTISAGVAWAFMITGMNPVLAIVIASALAVFVQGVYATTAYLGRTASLSKFEQPVYIDVIKSVTTVTMAHAFVAIFTTVAMCYLLVAALNHPFPLPLLGIVWGIALGAAGSATGNPFYGKERQYQTQNFGAGVPISASGNIVRYAEAGQRSSLDNGWFTAKLGGPASGVCFGLIVFLELWRTVLFESVAGGWGAIIAGVVIILIFMIIDRYIEVWARKNYGPYVKAEEASA, encoded by the coding sequence ATGGAAAGCGTATTATTAGGCATAGGAGTCACAGCATTGGCAGGTGCTCTCGCCACCGTTGCCGGCGCTGCTGAGGATACTGAGTCCAACATCGGATCACAGGGTGACCCGAACTCTCAGGTCCAGCTGGCTCCACAGATGGGCTACATTCACCGGATCTACAACAAAGCAGTATCCGGCGAACCGCCCGCATATGGTCTGTGGGTCACTATCAGCGCAGGCGTGGCCTGGGCATTCATGATCACCGGGATGAACCCGGTGCTCGCGATTGTCATCGCATCCGCACTTGCGGTATTTGTGCAGGGTGTGTATGCAACAACCGCTTATCTTGGCAGGACTGCGAGTCTTTCCAAGTTTGAACAGCCGGTGTACATCGACGTCATCAAGTCGGTGACCACCGTCACAATGGCTCACGCCTTTGTTGCAATATTTACGACCGTAGCGATGTGTTATCTCCTCGTCGCGGCGCTCAATCACCCGTTCCCGCTGCCTCTTCTCGGCATCGTCTGGGGTATCGCCCTCGGTGCCGCCGGGTCCGCAACCGGCAACCCGTTCTATGGCAAGGAACGCCAGTATCAGACCCAGAACTTCGGCGCCGGTGTGCCGATCTCCGCGTCCGGCAACATTGTCAGGTACGCCGAGGCCGGTCAGCGCAGCTCCCTTGACAACGGCTGGTTCACCGCCAAGCTCGGCGGCCCGGCATCGGGTGTCTGCTTCGGTCTGATCGTGTTCCTCGAACTCTGGAGAACCGTTCTCTTCGAGAGCGTCGCCGGAGGATGGGGTGCGATCATCGCTGGTGTCGTCATTATCCTGATCTTCATGATCATCGACCGTTACATCGAAGTCTGGGCCAGGAAGAACTACGGTCCGTACGTCAAGGCTGAGGAGGCATCTGCATGA
- the mcrD gene encoding methyl-coenzyme M reductase operon protein D, protein MTEATYPQCRIVPARFLNPETVELLLNRLLDVGGIRKLVLNGQRIPTTVPYGPARGQPNPHPMRRVIRVGDQDVELQVQVGTILLELEDRSPIDGIRKACDEVFTKFPYSLSEGKFMKTQATVSDYAKYGPDADKRILGTTDPKSRSGPLIIQGTK, encoded by the coding sequence ATGACAGAAGCCACATATCCCCAGTGCAGGATTGTGCCCGCACGTTTCCTCAACCCTGAGACCGTCGAGCTCCTCCTCAACAGGCTCCTCGACGTTGGCGGGATACGGAAGCTGGTCCTCAACGGCCAGCGTATCCCCACCACCGTCCCGTACGGCCCTGCTCGCGGTCAGCCGAACCCGCACCCGATGCGGAGGGTGATCCGGGTCGGCGACCAGGACGTGGAACTTCAGGTGCAGGTGGGAACGATCCTCCTCGAACTGGAAGATCGGTCCCCCATCGACGGGATCAGGAAAGCATGCGACGAAGTCTTCACGAAGTTCCCGTATTCCCTGTCGGAAGGGAAGTTCATGAAGACCCAGGCGACCGTTTCAGACTACGCAAAATACGGGCCCGACGCCGACAAACGGATCCTCGGAACCACCGATCCGAAGAGTCGCAGCGGGCCGCTCATCATCCAGGGAACAAAGTGA
- the mcrA gene encoding coenzyme-B sulfoethylthiotransferase subunit alpha gives MAKIERAQKLFLKALKEKFQGQDVQSEKAEFYKFGGIRQSARKLEFMKESRAVEMQRGISMYDPERCHLGGLPMGQRQLMTYEVSGTGVFVEGDDLHFVNNAAMQQMWDDIRRTIIVGMDLAHATLQKRLGKEVTPETINEYLHILNHAMPGAAVVQEHMVETHPALTEDCYVKVFTGDDELADDIEPQFLLNIEKLFPGKSAEALKAAVGKSMFQAVHIPTIVSRTCDGGTTSRWSAMQLGMSYIAAYRMCAGEAAVADLSFAAKHAGVIQMADILPARRARGPNEPGGIKFGHFADMVQADRKYPNDPARASLEVVGAGCMLFDQIWLGSYMSGGVGFTQYATAAYTDNILDEFTYYGMDYIKDKYKVDWKNPNPADKVKPTQEIVNDIATEVTLNAMEQYEQFPTMMEDHFGGSQRAGVIAAASGLSSAIATGNSNAGLNGWYLSMLLHKEGWSRLGFFGYDLQDQCGSTNSLSVRPDEGCIGEFRGPNYPNYAMNVGHQGEYAAIVGSAHYTRADAWSLSPLIKITFADPSLKFDFAEPRREFAKGAIREYMPAGERSLIIPAR, from the coding sequence ATGGCAAAGATTGAGAGAGCGCAGAAACTGTTCCTGAAGGCACTCAAGGAGAAGTTCCAGGGACAGGACGTGCAGTCTGAGAAAGCCGAGTTCTACAAGTTCGGCGGCATCCGCCAGTCCGCGAGGAAACTCGAGTTCATGAAGGAGTCCCGCGCCGTCGAGATGCAGCGTGGTATCTCCATGTATGACCCGGAGCGTTGCCACCTCGGCGGCCTGCCCATGGGTCAGCGCCAGCTGATGACCTACGAGGTCTCCGGCACCGGCGTCTTCGTCGAGGGTGACGACCTCCACTTCGTCAACAACGCTGCCATGCAGCAGATGTGGGACGACATCCGCCGGACAATCATCGTCGGCATGGACCTCGCCCACGCCACCCTGCAGAAGCGTCTTGGCAAGGAAGTCACCCCTGAGACGATCAACGAGTACCTGCACATCCTCAACCACGCGATGCCCGGTGCGGCAGTCGTCCAGGAACACATGGTCGAGACCCACCCGGCCCTCACCGAGGACTGTTATGTGAAGGTCTTCACCGGCGACGACGAACTCGCCGACGACATCGAACCCCAGTTCCTCCTGAACATCGAGAAGCTCTTCCCGGGCAAGTCCGCGGAGGCCCTCAAGGCCGCCGTCGGCAAGTCGATGTTCCAGGCCGTGCACATCCCGACCATCGTCTCCAGGACGTGCGACGGCGGCACCACCTCCCGCTGGTCTGCGATGCAGCTTGGCATGTCGTACATCGCCGCGTACCGCATGTGCGCCGGCGAAGCGGCAGTCGCCGACCTCTCCTTCGCTGCAAAGCACGCCGGCGTCATCCAGATGGCCGACATCCTCCCGGCCCGCCGTGCACGCGGTCCGAACGAGCCCGGCGGCATCAAGTTCGGCCACTTCGCCGACATGGTGCAGGCCGACCGCAAGTACCCGAACGACCCGGCCAGGGCTTCTCTCGAAGTCGTCGGTGCAGGCTGCATGCTCTTCGACCAGATCTGGCTCGGATCCTACATGTCCGGCGGTGTCGGTTTCACCCAGTACGCGACCGCCGCGTACACCGACAACATCCTCGATGAGTTCACCTACTACGGCATGGACTACATCAAGGACAAGTACAAGGTGGACTGGAAGAACCCGAACCCGGCCGACAAGGTCAAGCCGACCCAGGAGATCGTCAACGACATTGCCACCGAGGTCACCCTCAACGCGATGGAGCAGTACGAGCAGTTCCCGACCATGATGGAGGACCACTTCGGCGGTTCCCAGCGTGCCGGTGTCATCGCCGCTGCTTCCGGTCTCTCCTCCGCCATCGCGACCGGCAACTCGAACGCCGGTCTCAACGGCTGGTACCTTTCGATGCTCCTGCACAAGGAAGGTTGGAGCCGTCTCGGCTTCTTCGGCTACGACCTGCAGGACCAGTGCGGTTCCACGAACTCGCTCTCTGTCAGGCCTGACGAGGGCTGTATCGGCGAATTCCGCGGGCCCAACTACCCGAACTACGCCATGAACGTCGGTCACCAGGGCGAATACGCCGCCATCGTCGGCAGTGCCCACTACACCCGCGCCGACGCCTGGTCGCTCTCCCCGCTGATCAAGATCACCTTCGCCGACCCGTCCCTGAAGTTCGACTTTGCCGAACCCAGGCGCGAATTTGCAAAGGGTGCGATCCGCGAGTACATGCCTGCGGGTGAGCGCTCCCTGATCATCCCGGCCAGGTAA
- the mtrD gene encoding tetrahydromethanopterin S-methyltransferase subunit D, producing the protein MTAIAAKPSASEGINPVASVIGIVIIIAAVAIAAVFANFALAALIGVIIGGLLIGFGVHFVPVGGAPAAMGQSPGIATGVAMLAAGAGLAGLFGGAWAAANPAFGIAIVIAAGAIGGGLLMAVTCLMVNIVYIFGMGIPAASGKVAKDPITGDSQAEYKSQGTEGHGLPFVSYVGGVIGGMLGGAGGTLIYYELLQVYAAKLPELFSATAAEVLPVAVSLAGIFAVGMFLMNAVLAAYNITGTIEGPHDPKFKRFPRAVIGCAVASAVAGLFAVLIVVV; encoded by the coding sequence ATGACCGCAATTGCAGCCAAGCCCAGTGCGTCCGAGGGCATCAACCCGGTCGCATCTGTTATCGGTATCGTGATCATCATCGCGGCGGTTGCCATCGCGGCAGTCTTTGCGAACTTCGCCCTCGCCGCTCTTATCGGCGTGATCATCGGCGGCCTTCTCATCGGCTTCGGTGTTCACTTCGTGCCGGTCGGCGGCGCACCTGCAGCCATGGGCCAGTCTCCGGGCATTGCAACCGGTGTCGCCATGCTCGCAGCCGGTGCCGGCCTTGCCGGTCTCTTCGGCGGCGCATGGGCCGCGGCGAACCCCGCGTTCGGCATCGCCATTGTCATCGCTGCCGGCGCTATCGGCGGCGGTCTCCTGATGGCAGTCACCTGTCTGATGGTCAACATCGTCTACATCTTCGGCATGGGTATCCCGGCCGCATCAGGCAAGGTCGCAAAGGACCCGATCACCGGCGACTCCCAGGCCGAGTACAAGTCCCAGGGCACTGAAGGCCACGGCCTGCCATTCGTCTCCTATGTTGGCGGCGTGATCGGCGGCATGCTCGGCGGTGCCGGCGGTACGCTCATCTACTACGAGCTCCTCCAGGTCTACGCCGCAAAGCTCCCTGAGCTCTTCAGCGCGACCGCTGCGGAAGTACTCCCTGTCGCCGTCTCTCTTGCGGGCATCTTCGCCGTCGGCATGTTCCTCATGAACGCCGTGCTTGCTGCGTACAACATCACGGGCACGATCGAAGGCCCCCACGACCCGAAGTTCAAGCGCTTCCCCCGTGCCGTCATCGGATGCGCAGTCGCTTCGGCAGTTGCCGGTCTGTTTGCAGTCCTGATTGTGGTGGTGTAA
- the mcrG gene encoding coenzyme-B sulfoethylthiotransferase subunit gamma: protein MAYKPQFGPGTSVIAENRRKQMDPDYKLEKLRDVTDEDIVLVLGHRAPGAAYPTAHPPLAEQQEPACPIRKIVAPTEGAKAGDRVRYIQFADSMFNAPSQPYQRTYMECYRFRGIDPGTLSGRQIVECRERDLDQYSKLLVETEVFDPARIGIRGATVHGHSLRLAEDGMMFDMLQRCVLGADGNVKYVKNQIGEPLDRAVNVGKPMDENWLKAHTTMFHSLAGTGFREDQEYVEYVQRIHSLRTKYGFMPKEE from the coding sequence ATGGCATACAAACCACAGTTCGGACCGGGAACCTCCGTCATCGCCGAAAACAGGCGCAAGCAGATGGACCCGGACTACAAGCTTGAAAAGCTTCGTGACGTGACCGACGAGGACATTGTCCTGGTTCTCGGCCACCGTGCGCCCGGTGCGGCCTACCCGACCGCCCACCCGCCGCTCGCCGAGCAGCAGGAACCAGCCTGCCCGATCAGGAAGATCGTCGCCCCGACCGAGGGCGCCAAGGCCGGCGACCGCGTGCGGTACATCCAGTTTGCGGACTCGATGTTCAACGCACCGTCCCAGCCGTACCAGAGGACGTACATGGAGTGCTACCGCTTCCGCGGCATCGACCCCGGCACCCTGTCGGGCCGCCAGATCGTTGAGTGCCGCGAGCGCGACCTCGACCAGTACTCCAAACTCCTCGTCGAGACCGAGGTCTTCGACCCGGCACGCATCGGCATCCGCGGTGCGACCGTGCACGGCCACTCCCTCCGTCTTGCAGAGGATGGCATGATGTTCGACATGCTCCAGCGCTGCGTGCTCGGCGCCGACGGCAACGTCAAGTACGTCAAGAACCAGATCGGCGAACCCCTCGACCGTGCCGTGAACGTCGGCAAGCCGATGGACGAGAACTGGCTCAAGGCCCACACGACCATGTTCCACTCCCTCGCCGGGACCGGTTTCCGCGAGGACCAGGAATATGTCGAGTACGTCCAGCGGATCCACTCGCTGAGGACCAAGTACGGCTTCATGCCGAAGGAGGAGTGA
- the mtrC gene encoding tetrahydromethanopterin S-methyltransferase subunit MtrC translates to MTVQVTASKGGIPHNTIMAYGLVGSIVCLYLTYLNQYLSVEYAALFGGLAAIFALIWGTDTIKHLCSYGIGTGVPSAGMIAFGSGVIAMLLATADVFNSMFLSPIMAVVFGAIIGGVAGWLANNVMRMNIPVMVRSLTEMAIIGAIVLMGFTAVMAGGFGFEALSAREFALLGPLAMKNFEFTVLGGCLVAVSFMLGSIALQHPFNACLGPGEKQDRTLMLAAECGFLSMIPVAVISFAFVGIGAAVLSLIVAVAGWYYTYVRFLELSKRDAFAWLDAKPILEPKGED, encoded by the coding sequence ATGACAGTACAAGTTACCGCGTCAAAGGGTGGCATTCCCCACAACACGATCATGGCATATGGTCTTGTGGGATCGATTGTCTGCCTGTACCTGACCTACCTGAACCAGTACCTCTCTGTCGAGTACGCCGCTCTCTTCGGCGGCCTTGCGGCGATCTTCGCCCTGATATGGGGCACTGACACCATCAAGCACCTCTGCAGTTACGGTATCGGAACCGGCGTGCCTTCTGCCGGTATGATCGCATTCGGCTCCGGCGTCATCGCCATGCTCCTTGCGACCGCAGACGTGTTCAACAGCATGTTCCTCTCCCCCATCATGGCCGTCGTCTTCGGCGCCATCATCGGCGGAGTGGCCGGCTGGCTTGCAAACAACGTCATGAGGATGAACATCCCGGTCATGGTCCGCTCGCTCACCGAGATGGCTATCATTGGTGCGATCGTCCTCATGGGCTTCACGGCCGTCATGGCCGGAGGATTCGGGTTCGAAGCCCTCTCTGCACGCGAGTTCGCCCTTCTCGGGCCTCTTGCCATGAAGAACTTCGAATTCACGGTCCTCGGCGGCTGTCTTGTGGCAGTCTCCTTCATGCTCGGCTCCATCGCGCTGCAGCACCCATTCAACGCCTGCCTCGGCCCCGGCGAGAAGCAGGACCGGACCCTCATGCTCGCCGCAGAGTGCGGCTTCCTCTCCATGATCCCGGTCGCCGTGATCTCCTTTGCCTTCGTCGGCATCGGTGCGGCAGTTCTCTCCCTCATCGTGGCAGTCGCCGGTTGGTACTACACCTACGTCCGCTTCCTCGAACTCTCGAAGCGCGACGCGTTCGCATGG